The following proteins are co-located in the Lagenorhynchus albirostris chromosome 4, mLagAlb1.1, whole genome shotgun sequence genome:
- the LOC132519612 gene encoding uncharacterized protein LOC132519612, producing the protein MAHTHTCAHTCTHMHTHREWGQREIHDPQSEAACERQDREGPGMWCSGWASMGVSVPLVLERGTITFTTTMTTCTTTITTIITTTITFTTTTITTTITFITTSTTTAIIATTITFITTITTTTIITTTITIITTTITSTTTAIIATTTTTTSTTTTIATTITFITTITTIITTTTFTNIITTTITFTTTTITTTITFIITITTTITITTIPTFTVTITSTTTTVTTTITIITTTITSTTITSTSTAITSTTITLITTTITLITTTITTTTITSTTTAIIATTTNIITTTITNIITTSITSITMTTSTTITTIITTITITASTTIIITTTITFTITTKQKKDFLLMGDGGERKSTCSAYSFDHRKLFNKFRL; encoded by the exons AtggcacacacgcacacatgcgcacacacatgcacacacatgcacacacacagggagtGGGGGCAAAGGGAGATTCATGACCCACAGAGTGAGGCCGCCTGTGAGAGACAGGACAGAGAGGGCCCTGGGATGTGGTGCTCGGGGTGGGCCAGCATGGGGGTCTCCGTCCCCCTGGTTCTGGAGAGGGGCACCATCACCTTCACCACCACCATGACCACCtgcaccaccaccatcaccaccatcatcaccaccaccatcaccttcaccaccaccaccatcaccaccaccatcaccttcatcaccacctccaccaccaccgccatcatcgccaccaccatcaccttcatcaccaccatcaccaccaccaccatcatcaccaccaccatcaccatcatcaccaccaccatcacctccaccaccaccgccataatcgccaccaccaccaccaccacctccaccaccaccaccatcgccaccaccatcaccttcatcaccaccatcaccaccatcatcaccaccaccaccttcaccaacatcatcaccaccaccatcaccttcaccaccaccaccatcaccaccaccatcaccttcatcatcaccatcaccaccaccatcaccatcaccaccatccccaccttcaccgtcaccatcacctccaccaccaccaccgtcaccaccaccatcaccatcattaccaccaccatcacttccaccaccatcacctccacctccaccgccatcacctccaccaccatcaccctcatcaccaccaccatcaccctcatcaccaccaccatcaccaccaccaccatcacctccaccaccaccgccATCATCGCCACCACCAc caacatcatcaccaccaccatcaccaacatcatcaccaccagcatcaccTCCATCACGAtgaccacctccaccaccatcaccaccatcatcaccaccatcaccataaCCGcctccaccaccatcatcatcaccaccaccatcaccttcaCCATTACCACCAAACagaagaaagattttcttttaatgggggatgggggggagaGAAAATCCACATGCTCTGCATACAGCTTTGACCATAGgaaactttttaataaattcagGCTTTGA